TGTACCAGGGTGCCTACCGCTTCTTCAGCATGTTTCAGATGTACCTGTGGACCGTGCTGCCCATCTTCTACGCCAAGTTTGCCCGAAACCACCTGGATGCAGCCCCCGAGCAGCAGCGCCTTTTCAATACCGGCCAGGGCGTGGTGGCCGTGCCCATGCTGTGGATCTTCCTGGTGCTGTGGCACGACAATGTCTTCCTCTTCGGCCTATTCAAAAACAGCAGCCCCGAACAGATCGGCCTAATGGCCGAAACCCTGCGGGTAATGTCTCTGGCCCTGCTTTTCAATTCGGTCTTCAACATATATAGCACCTATCTGACGGCATCGGGCCGGGAAAGGTACGTAAACCTGCTGCTGATACTGGCCATTCTTGTGGATGTGGTCGTGCTGCGTAGCTATGTAGGCGAGCTGGGGCCCGTGGCCGGTGCCTATGGGCTGGTGGCCGCCTTTGCCGTACTCTCGGTAGGCTTTGTGTACAGCCTGTGGCGTACCACCGTGCTCCGTCCGCCCCTGCTCCTGCTCCTGAAATTGCTGCTTGTGCTGGCACTGGGCCAGGGCGTATTCATGCTGGGCAATGCGCTGGATTTTTCCTGGGTACTCGTTAGCCTGGCCGCCGGGCTGGTCATGCTCGGGCTTAGCCTTGCGCTCAGGGTTATCGAACTCCGACTCCGCACCTAGCGCATATCCCCCCCCTACGCATGGAAATAGCCGTCAATACACGCTTTCTGCTACCAGGACGGATAGAGGGCTTGGGCAGATTTTCGCACGAGGTGCTGCGGCGCATGGTGCAGCAGCAGCCCGATGTAGTGTTTCACTTCTTCTTCGACCGGCCCTACGATGCCGACTATCTGTATGGGCCCAATGTAGTGCCCCATGTGCTCAGCCCCCAGGCGCGCCACCCCCTGCTGTACTACCTGTTTTTCGAGCACGCCGTACGCCGAAAGCTCAGCAGGCTGAATCCGGCTGTATTCTTCAGCCCAGATGGGTATCTGAGCCTGGCCAGCCGCCTGCCGCAGGTGCCGGTGTTTCACGACCTGGCCTATATGCACTATCCCCAGTATGTGGGGCCGGCACACCGCTGGCACTACCGCCACTTCTTCCCCCGCTATGCACAGAAGGCTGCGCACATCCTTACCGTCAGCAGCTATTCCAAAGCCGACATCGTGCAGTACTTCCGGGTGCCCGAGTCGAAAGTAACCGTGTGCCACAACGGTGCCGGCGAGGTGTTTCGCCCCCTGGGCGAGGCCGAACGCGAAAAAGCCCGCGCGGCATTTGCCGAAGGCAAGCCTTACTTTCTGTACGTAGGCAGCATACACCCGCGCAAAAACCTGGAGAACCTGCTGCGAGCCTTCGAGCGCTTTAAGGAACAGACTGGCCACCCGGCCAAGCTGCTGCTGACCGGACGCAAAGCCTGGGATTTTGAGAACGTCATTCAGTTCTACACCCAGATGCGCCACCGGGACGATGTCTGCTTCACGGGCTATGTGGATGATGAAAGCCTGAATCAGCTACTGAATGGTGCCCTGGCACTGTGCTACGTAAGCCTGTTTGAGGGCTTTGGCCTACCTATCCTGGAGGCCTTCTGGGCCGAAACCGCTGTGCTGTGCAGCAACACGAGCAGCATGCCCGAGGTGGCAGGAGATGCCGCACTGCTGGCAGACCCCACCCTGCCCGAGCAGATAGCCCACCAAATGGAACAGCTGCTGGAGGCCGACCTGCGCCAGAGCCTGATTGCACGCGGACAGCAGCAGCGGCTACATTTCAGCTGGGATCAAACTGCACGTATCTGCTTCCATACCCTACAGCAGGTGGCCCGGTAGTAGTATATTTATCTCCCCTTACCCCCATCCCCCATGCAGGTTCCCTTTCACCGGCCCTGGCTCACGCACAACGAGGAGGAAGCCGTACTGCGCGTACTGCGCTCGGGCTGGCTGACCACCGGTGCCGAAACACAGGCCTTCGAGGAGGAGTTTGCCGCCTGGCAGGGCAGCGGAGAGGCCGTGGGTACCCTGAGCTGTACCACCGCCCTGGAAATCCTGCTGGCCAGCCTGCAGCTACCCCCAGGCAGCGAGGTCATTACCAGCAGCCTCACCTTTGCCAGCACAGCCCACGCCATTGTGCACCAGGGGCTAGTGCCGGTTTTTGCGGATGTGCTGCCCGGTACCCTGCTGCTAGACCCCGCATCTGTAGCACAGAAAATAGGCCCACGAACACGGGCACTGCTGCCCGTGCATGTGGGCGGCCATGCCTGCAATATGGAGGCCCTGGGTGAGCTAGCTGCCGATAGGCAGCTATACCTGGTAGAAGACTGTGCCCACGCACTGGAAGCACGCTGGCAGGGGCAGCCCCTGGGTAGCTTTGGCTATGGCGGGGCATTCAGCTTCTATGCCAATAAAAACATGACCACCGGCGAGGGCGGAATGGCCTGGGTGCAAGACCCAGCACTGGCAGCCCGGCTACGCCTGTGGCGAAACCATGGCCTGGACTACGATAGCTATGCACGCGACCGGCGGCCCGAGGGCCACTACCAGCAGTACGACATCCTGCTGCCCGGGTACAAGTACGCCATGTTCGACCTACAGGCGGCACTAGGCCGTGTGCAGCTGCGCCGCGTGACCCACATGCACCACAGGCGGCAGCTGCTGGCAGCGCGCTACCAGGCCGGGCTGGCACCCATAGCCACACTGGCACAGCCCCTGCTGCCAGATCCACGCTGCCAGTCGGCCTGGCATCTCTTTGTACTACGGCTAAACAGCGAGGCACTAACGGCCAGCCGAGACCAGATTGTAGCCGCCATACGGCAGGCAGGGGTGGGCCTTAGCATCCACTTCAAGCCCGTGCACCGCTTCAGCTACTACCAGCAGCTAGGCTGGCTGCCCGGAGATGTACCACAGGCCGAGGCCATGCATGCATCGGTCTGCTCGCTGCCCCTGTTTCCGGCTATGACAGAGGCCGAGCAGGACTTTGTGATC
Above is a genomic segment from Bacteroidota bacterium containing:
- a CDS encoding glycosyltransferase family 4 protein, which codes for MEIAVNTRFLLPGRIEGLGRFSHEVLRRMVQQQPDVVFHFFFDRPYDADYLYGPNVVPHVLSPQARHPLLYYLFFEHAVRRKLSRLNPAVFFSPDGYLSLASRLPQVPVFHDLAYMHYPQYVGPAHRWHYRHFFPRYAQKAAHILTVSSYSKADIVQYFRVPESKVTVCHNGAGEVFRPLGEAEREKARAAFAEGKPYFLYVGSIHPRKNLENLLRAFERFKEQTGHPAKLLLTGRKAWDFENVIQFYTQMRHRDDVCFTGYVDDESLNQLLNGALALCYVSLFEGFGLPILEAFWAETAVLCSNTSSMPEVAGDAALLADPTLPEQIAHQMEQLLEADLRQSLIARGQQQRLHFSWDQTARICFHTLQQVAR
- a CDS encoding DegT/DnrJ/EryC1/StrS family aminotransferase; its protein translation is MQVPFHRPWLTHNEEEAVLRVLRSGWLTTGAETQAFEEEFAAWQGSGEAVGTLSCTTALEILLASLQLPPGSEVITSSLTFASTAHAIVHQGLVPVFADVLPGTLLLDPASVAQKIGPRTRALLPVHVGGHACNMEALGELAADRQLYLVEDCAHALEARWQGQPLGSFGYGGAFSFYANKNMTTGEGGMAWVQDPALAARLRLWRNHGLDYDSYARDRRPEGHYQQYDILLPGYKYAMFDLQAALGRVQLRRVTHMHHRRQLLAARYQAGLAPIATLAQPLLPDPRCQSAWHLFVLRLNSEALTASRDQIVAAIRQAGVGLSIHFKPVHRFSYYQQLGWLPGDVPQAEAMHASVCSLPLFPAMTEAEQDFVIQTVTRILKQYAR